In Hevea brasiliensis isolate MT/VB/25A 57/8 chromosome 13, ASM3005281v1, whole genome shotgun sequence, a single genomic region encodes these proteins:
- the LOC110659677 gene encoding trihelix transcription factor ASR3-like: MAPDSIDAQPFTTLPEPDKIQKHHALDAICNGFKATRHPRWSKEETFVLIEGKKVVENRVCRGRRSTSALGSDQIQPKWDSISSYCKQHGVNREPVQCRKRWSNLLGDFKKIKIWESQRLDADETFWNMRNEVRRERKLPSFFDRDVYDILNGRLFATEAIPLTLVTVKTEKNTDGDEAAAAAAEEQEEEEDEAVFDSGQNATSDCLFSDFEQSRQDEIRCSLKKETIATKDLSRTQPISGTTKQKNPDSTTWMGSTSQKEWKRRRLSSNGYEDTNLADQLIKVLERNSNMLSAELEAQNINYELDRSQRKEHNDNLVAVLHKLTDALVRIAEKL, from the exons ATGGCACCAGACTCTATTGATGCACAACCGTTTACAACACTACCTGAACCTGATAAAATTCAAAAACATCATGCACTTGATGCCATTTGTAATGGATTTAAGGCAACAAGACACCCTCGATGGAGTAAGGAAGAAACATTTGTCCTCATTGAGGGAAAGAAGGTTGTAGAGAATCGAGTTTGCAGGGGTCGTAGATCCACGTCAGCCTTGGGGTCAGATCAGATTCAACCCAAGTGGGATTCTATCTCATCATATTGTAAACAGCATGGTGTGAACAGAGAACCAGTGCAATGCCGGAAAAGATGGAGTAATCTGCTTGGTGATtttaagaaaatcaaaatttgggAGTCTCAGAGGCTAGATGCAGATGAAACATTTTGGAACATGAGGAATGAAGTAAGGAGAGAAAGAAAGTTGCCTAGTTTCTTCGACAGGGATGTTTATGACATCTTGAATGGAAGATTATTTGCTACTGAAGCAATTCCATTGACCCTTGTTACAGTCAAGACAGAAAAAAACACTGATGGAGATGAAgcggcagcagcagcagcagaggAACAGGAAGAGGAGGAGGATGAGGCAGTTTTTGACAGTGGTCAGAATGCTACATCAGATTGTTTATTTTCGGATTTTGAACAATCAAGGCAGGATGAAATTCGCTGTAGCCTTAAGAAGGAAACCATTGCAACTAAGGATCTCAGTAGGACGCAGCCTATTTCTG GCACAACCAAACAAAAAAATCCAGATTCTACTACATGGATGGGATCTACATCCCAAAAAGAATGGAAGAGGAGGAGATTATCATCAAATGGATATGAGGACACCAATCTTGCAGATCAGTTGATCAAAGTTTTGGAGCGGAACAGCAACATGCTAAGTGCTGAATTAGAAGCTCAGAACATAAATTATGAATTGGATAGGAGCCAAAGGAAGGAGCATAATGATAACTTAGTTGCTGTTCTCCATAAACTCACAGATGCTCTAGTAAGAATTGCTGAGAAGTTATAA
- the LOC110659675 gene encoding magnesium protoporphyrin IX methyltransferase, chloroplastic yields the protein MAYASPLFAPTTFRAAKPRFSRLSSKPKTTRTVTVACIPSLSTASATDLSLFDGPTLAVIGGGSVAALAAALSLTDPERRRRLQAEEVGGGDKEVVKEYFNNSGFQRWKKIYGETDDVNRVQLDIRLGHSKTVENVLKMLKDEGSLEGVTVCDAGCGTGSLAIPLAKEGAIVSASDISAAMVAEAEKQAKEQLLAVGENAAPALPKFEVKDLESLDGKYETVVCLDVLIHYPQSKADGMIAHLASLAENRLILSFAPRTFYYDLLKRVGELFPGPSKATRAYLHAEADVERALKKVGWRIRNRGLITTQFYFARLVEAVPA from the exons ATGGCGTATGCGTCGCCCCTATTCGCTCCAACTACCTTCCGCGCTGCCAAACCTAGATTCTCTCGTCTTTCTTCCAAACCAAAAACGACCAGAACCGTAACCGTAGCCTGCATTCCTTCCCTCAGCACGGCCTCCGCCACCGACCTATCCTTATTTGATGGCCCTACCCTCGCCGTCATTGGTGGAGGCTCTGTGGCTGCGTTAGCCGCCGCTCTCTCCCTTACGGACCCCGAGCGTCGGCGCCGACTCCAGGCTGAGGAAGTCGGGGGCGGCGATAAGGAGGTGGTTAAAGAGTACTTCAACAATTCCGGATTCCAGCGGTGGAAGAAGATTTACGGAGAGACGGATGACGTTAATCGGGTACAGCTCGACATTAGGCTGGGCCACTCGAAGACGGTGGAGAATGTATTGAAGATGTTGAAAGACGAAGGTTCACTGGAAGGAGTCACTGTTTGTGACGCAGGTTGTGGTACAGGTTCTCTCGCGATTCCCTTGGCCAAAGAAGGAGCGATTGTTTCCGCAAGCGACATCTCGGCTGCTATGGTGGCGGAGGCTGAGAAGCAA GCAAAAGAGCAGCTTCTAGCAGTCGGTGAAAATGCGGCACCTGCGTTGCCGAAATTTGAAGTGAAGGATCTAGAGAGCTTAGATGGGAAGTATGAAACTGTAGTATGCCTAGACGTTTTGATACATTACCCACAGAGTAAAGCAGATGGGATGATTGCCCATCTTGCATCTTTGGCAGAGAATCGACTGATTTTGAGTTTTGCACCAAGGACATTTTACTATGATCTATTAAAGAGAGTAGGGGAGTTGTTTCCCGGGCCTTCAAAGGCAACGAGAGCATATCTACATGCAGAGGCGGATGTGGAGAGAGCATTGAAGAAGGTTGGGTGGAGGATAAGAAATAGAGGCCTGATCACTACACAATTTTATTTTGCGAGGCTTGTTGAAGCTGTTCCTGCATAA
- the LOC110659700 gene encoding probable alpha-mannosidase At5g13980 yields the protein MLFYWFSPLDLKGLSLITQTTIRMAIQACFLIILLSVLCVDSKYIAYNTTSSVVPGKINVHLVPHTHDDVGWLKTIDQYYVGSNNSIQGACVQNVLDSLVPALLADKNRKFIYVEQAFFQRWWRDQSPEVQIIVKKLVSSGQLELINGGMCMHDEATTHYIDMIDQTTLGHRFIKEEFNVTPRIGWQIDPFGHSAVQAYLFGAEVGFDSIFFARIDYQDRAKRKDEKSLEVVWRGSKSLGSSAQIFAGAFPKNYEPPSDNFYFEVDDESPIVQDNINLFDYNVPDRVNDFVSAALSQANITRTNHIMWTMGTDFKYQYARTWFRQMDKFIHYVNQDGRVNALYSTPSIYTDAKYAAKESWPLKTDDYFPYADEVNAYWTGFFTSRPAIKGYVRTMSGYYLAARQLEFFKGRSKAGPNTDSLADALAVAQHHDAVSGTEKQHVADDYAKRLSIGYKEAEKVVGASLSCIAESKSKTGCANTTIKFQQCPLLNISYCPGSEVDLSNGKGLVVVVYNSLGWKRENVIRIPVINENVNVKDSVGREIESQLLPLLDTPRGIRNYHSMAYVGSSPNVTPKYWLAFSASVPPLGFSTYIISSATSSTKRAAAVSRQKVYNTEVTQNDSIEIGPGNLKLIYSGKEGKLTQYINGRSSVKVSVEQLYSYYAGYDGSKDSQASGAYIFRPNGTYPINSEGQVAFTVLRGPLLDEIHQRISSWIYQITRVYKGKEHAEVEFIVGPIPIDDGIGKEVVTKITTTLKNNKTFYTDSNGRDFIERIRDYRRDWDLQVNQPVAGNYYPINLGIYMKDDSSEFSILVDRSVGGSSIADGQFELMLHRRLLRDDSRGVGEALNETVCILDACTGLTIVGKYYLRIDPLTEGAKWRRSYGQEIYSPFLLAFTEQDGNNWTNAHVTTFSAMDSSYVLPDNVAIITLQELDDGKVLIRLAHLYEIGEDKDMSITASVQLKKVFPYKKINKVTETSLSANQERAAMERKRLIWKVEGSSGEEPKVARGRPVDPVTLVVELAPMEIRTFLVDF from the exons ATGTTATTCTACTGGTTCTCTCCCTTGGATTTAAAGGGACTCAGTTTGATCACTCAAACAACCATCAGGATGGCAATTCAAGCATGCTTCTTGATCATATTATTAAGCGTCTTGTGTGTGGATTCCAAGTATATTGCTTACAATACTACGTCCAGCGTTGTTCCTGGGAAGATCAATGTTCACTTAGTGCCTCATACGCACGATGATGTTGGCTGGTTAAAGACTATTGATCAGTACTATGTTGGATCTAACAATTCCATTCAG GGAGCATGTGTGCAAAATGTACTGGATTCTTTGGTGCCAGCATTGCTGGCAGATAAAAATCGCAAGTTCATATATGTTGAGCAG GCATTTTTTCAGCGTTGGTGGAGAGACCAGAGCCCGGAAGTTCAAATTATAGTCAAGAAGCTTGTCAGCTCCGGCCAACTTGAGTTAAT AAATGGGGGCATGTGCATGCATGATGAGGCGACTACACATTACATTGATATGATTGATCAAACAACCTTAGGGCATCGATTTATCAAAGAAGAATTTAATGTCACACCAAGAATTGGTTGGCAAATTGATCCATTTGGACATTCTGCAGTACAGGCTTATCTGTTTGGGGCAGAG GTTGGATTTGACTCTATTTTTTTCGCTCGTATTGATTATCAAGACAGAGCTAAAAGGAAGGATGAGAAGAGTCTTGAGGTTGTCTGGCGGGGGTCTAAAAGTCTAGGCTCATCTGCACAG ATATTTGCTGGAGCATTCCCTAAGAATTATGAACCTCCAAGTGACAACTTCTACTTTGAAGTTGATGATGAGTCCCCCATTGTCCAG GATAACATCAATTTGTTTGATTACAACGTCCCTGATCGTGTGAATGATTTCGTATCTGCTGCACTGTCTCAA GCTAACATAACTCGGACAAATCATATCATGTGGACTATGGGGACAGATTTCAAGTACCAGTATGCTCGCACCTGGTTCAGGCAGATGGACAAGTTTATTCATTATGTGAATCAA GATGGGCGTGTGAATGCCTTATACTCAACACCATCAATATACACTGATGCAAAATATGCAGCAAAAGAATCTTGGCCGCTCAAGACTGATGACTACTTCCC ATATGCAGATGAGGTAAATGCTTACTGGACTGGATTCTTTACGAGCAGGCCTGCTATCAAAGGTTATGTTAGGACAATGAGTGGCTACTATTTG GCAGCGAGACAATTAGAGTTTTTTAAAGGGAGGAGTAAAGCAGGACCAAATACAGATTCTCTGGCTGATGCTTTAGCAGTTGCTCAACATCATGATGCAGTTAGTGGAACAGAGAAGCAGCACGTGGCTGATGATTATGCAAAACGGCTGTCAATAGGATACAAGGAG GCTGAGAAGGTAGTTGGAGCATCGCTGTCGTGCATAGCAGAGTCTAAGTCAAAAACTGGTTGCGCAAATACAACTATCAAGTTTCAACAG TGTCCCCTGCTGAATATAAGTTACTGTCCTGGATCAGAAGTTGATCTTTCAAATGGAAaaggcctg GTGGTGGTTGTCTACAATTCTCTGGGATGGAAAAGAGAGAATGTTATAAGAATTCCT GTTATTAATGAAAATGTCAACGTCAAAGATTCTGTAGGAAGAGAAATTGAATCACAACTTCTGCCTCTACTGGATACCCCTAGAGGCATAAGAAACTACCATTCTATGGCATATGTAGGTAGCTCCCCAAATGTGACACCCAAGTACTGGCTTGCATTTTCAGCATCCGTACCACCTCTTGGTTTCAGCACTTACATTATTTCCAGTGCCACCTCATCCACTAAACGGGCAG CTGCTGTTTCAAGGCAAAAAGTATACAATACAGAAGTGACTCAAAATGATTCAATTGAAATAGGGCCAGgaaacttaaaattaatatattctgGGAAAGAAGGGAAACTTACTCAGTATATAAATGGCAGAAGCTCG GTCAAAGTATCCGTGGAGCAATTATATAGCTATTATGCTGGATATGATGGAAGCAAGGATTCTCAG GCTTCTGGAGCGTACATATTTCGCCCAAATGGTACATATCCCATCAACTCCGAAGGACAG GTTGCTTTCACTGTTTTACGAGGACCTTTACTGGATGAAATACATCAGAGGATCAGTTCATGGATATATCAG ATAACCAGAGTGTACAAGGGGAAAGAACATGCTGAAGTTGAGTTCATT GTTGGGCCAATACCAATTGATGATGGAATTGGCAAAGAGGTTGTAACTAAGATCACAACAACTCTAAAAAACAACAAAACATTCTATACAGATTCAAATGGGCGTGATTTCATAGAAAGG ATTCGAGACTACAGGAGAGATTGGGACCTCCAAGTGAATCAACCTGTTGCAGGAAATTATTACCCT ATTAATCTTGGAATTTACATGAAAGATGATAGTTCTGAGTTCTCCATCCTAGTAGATAGATCTGTTGGTGGATCAAGTATTGCAGATGGGCAATTTGAACTAATGCTCCACAG GAGATTATTGCGAGACGATTCTAGAGGAGTTGGAGAGGCACTGAATGAAACAGTTTGTATTCTTGATGCATGCACAGGATTGACT ATTGTGGGAAAGTACTATTTAAGAATAGATCCTTTAACTGAGGGAGCTAAGTGGCGTCGATCATATGGTCAGGAGATATATTCTCCTTTCCTCTTAGCCTTCACAGAGCAG GATGGAAACAATTGGACAAACGCTCACGTAACAACCTTTTCCGCAATGGATTCCTCCTATGTTTTACCAGATAATGTTGCAATAATAACCCTGCAG GAACTTGATGATGGAAAAGTTTTGATTCGGTTGGCACACTTATATGAG ATTGGAGAGGATAAGGATATGTCGATCACAGCAAGTGTACAATTGAAAAAGGTGTTCCCATACAAGAAG ATAAACAAAGTAACAGAGACAAGTCTATCTGCCAACCAAGAGAGAGCAGCAATGGAGAGGAAGAGGCTAATTTGGAAAGTAGAAGGTTCCTCTGGAGAAGAACCCAAGGTGGCTAGAGGAAGACCTGTAGATCCTGTAACACTAGTTGTTGAACTTGCTCCAATGGAAATCCGCACCTTCCTTgtagatttttaa